AGTGCGTTTTATGGTATTTACAGCACCTATTTTATGTGCTTTTTTGTGGAGCTTATCTAAATAAGGAATAATGGTTTCTTTATAAGGAATCGTCACATTTAACCCGACTATTTCAGTACTTTCAAAAATGCTTAAAACGTCTTCAATATTTGGGATATCAAAATTTTCATAAGAGGCGTCTGTAATAGCTTCCGACGAAAATTTATTGGAGAAATAATTTTGAGAGAACGAATACGAAATATTCTTACCAATTAATCCGAATTTACGCATGTTGTTTCTGTGTTTTTTGTCCGTAAAATTCCAAGGCTAAGACAATGGCAATTCCAAGAATTATATAAACTAAAGCCAAATAGGTTTCCGTGTTCATTTCCGGGAAATAGCGTTCGTAATTTTCAATAATTTTCTTTCCCGAAGAATCTAATAAAGCGGTTCCATCTGTCTGTAATTTGAAGAGCGTTTTTTTCCAAGGCCAAACCACGCCTAATGATCCGACTATGAATCCAATAATTGTTGCCAATGTAATACTTTTATAATGTTTCAGGATGTAACTTAATACATGCGAAAAGGTAACGAGACCCACTACAGAACCTAGGGTAAATACGGTTAATATTTTAAGCATGCGAATACGAGCGGCATTTTCTATAAAACTGAAATCCCCTTGAATAACTTCTGCAAAGGTATCAAACAAGGCATTTACAGAATCCACTAATAATAACACATAGTTACCTAATAAAATAAGTATAAAGGAGCCAGAAAATCCTGGAAGTGTCATGCCTGATACACTAATAATGCCGCAGAAAAATACAAACCATAAATTATCATTTTCCATTGCTGGATCTAAAAAGCTGATGCTTACACCTAAAATAATTCCGATAGCAAGTGCTACATAGGTTTTAAAATTCCAGTCTTTAAAATCCTTACTGATGTAATAAATGGAGCCAATAATCATACCGAAAAACACACTCCAAACATAGAGTTCATAATGTTTTATAAGGTAATCCAGTACTTTAGAAATACTAAAATAACTGATAATCATTCCTAAAAAAAGTAAGCTTAAAAACCGCCCATTTATATATTGATAGAAACTTTTAAACCGTCCGTTAATTAATAGTTTAAAAGCCTTTCGGTTAATTTTTTGAAGGGAATAAATAAACTCTTCATAAAAACCAGCAACAAAAGCAACTACACCTCCAGAAACTCCAGGGACCTTATTAGCAGCTCCCATTCCCAACCCTTTTAAGATTAAGAAAATTTTATCGGTGAAGGTTCGTGTGCTTTGCATTACTTGACTTTTTTACCGATGCGTTCTAGAATAAAAATAGTTAAGAATCCCGTAATCATAAGGATAACGGCTGGCACTAATTGCGGATCCAATCCGTTGTTTTGAATGGAATACATATTAGGTAAAATACTGGTTTCCGAAATCACTTTAAACGAATCAAAGTCGGTTATCTGCTGCTGATAAATGGTTAAATTCCCGAATGTTGTAATGTCCGATAATGGCGTTACTAGTCCAGATGTTTTCTCCATAACTAAATCGGTTAATTTCCATGGCCAAACCTTATTTAAAGAACCAAAAATAAAACCTGTTAATAGGGCTAACGTGATGTTGTGATAATTTTTAAACAACCATTTTAATACGTGACTAAAACTTAATAAACCAACTAAAGCACCACCAGCAAAAAGGGCAATCCGCTGTAAATCGAAATCGTGAAAAGCATCACTTAATGTTTTATAAGCGCCTAATATTAGAAGTATAAACGAACCGGAAATACCTGGTAAAATCATGGCGCAAATAGCAATAGCCCCTGCAATAAATAAAAAGTAAGGCGATTCATTACTTGCCGAAGATGGTAATGTTGTAATGTAAAACGCTAAAACGGTTCCAATAATTAGTGCTAAAACGGTGGGTAAATGCCACTTATTTATTTGTTTTCCTACAAAATAAATACTTGCAATAATGAGTCCGAAGAAAAACGACCAAATTAAAACGGGGTGATATTCTATCAGGTATTTTGCCAAACGCATGAAGGATACAAAGCTGACAATAATTCCGAGTAATAATGCGACTAGAAAATTACCATTAAATGCTTTCCAAAAGGCAGAAAAGCCAGACGTTTTAAGCGTTTTAAACAGGCCTAAATTAACATTACTAATGGTTGTAATTAATTCTTCATAAATACCAGAAATAAAGGCAATGGTTCCACCGGAAACACCAGGAACTGCATCAGCTGCTCCCATAGCCATTCCTTTAAGCGTAATTAGTAAATAGTCGGATAAACGTCTTTGCATGATTTAATTTTAAGTACAAGAA
Above is a window of Bizionia sp. M204 DNA encoding:
- a CDS encoding DUF368 domain-containing protein, whose product is MQSTRTFTDKIFLILKGLGMGAANKVPGVSGGVVAFVAGFYEEFIYSLQKINRKAFKLLINGRFKSFYQYINGRFLSLLFLGMIISYFSISKVLDYLIKHYELYVWSVFFGMIIGSIYYISKDFKDWNFKTYVALAIGIILGVSISFLDPAMENDNLWFVFFCGIISVSGMTLPGFSGSFILILLGNYVLLLVDSVNALFDTFAEVIQGDFSFIENAARIRMLKILTVFTLGSVVGLVTFSHVLSYILKHYKSITLATIIGFIVGSLGVVWPWKKTLFKLQTDGTALLDSSGKKIIENYERYFPEMNTETYLALVYIILGIAIVLALEFYGQKTQKQHA
- a CDS encoding DUF368 domain-containing protein, whose product is MQRRLSDYLLITLKGMAMGAADAVPGVSGGTIAFISGIYEELITTISNVNLGLFKTLKTSGFSAFWKAFNGNFLVALLLGIIVSFVSFMRLAKYLIEYHPVLIWSFFFGLIIASIYFVGKQINKWHLPTVLALIIGTVLAFYITTLPSSASNESPYFLFIAGAIAICAMILPGISGSFILLILGAYKTLSDAFHDFDLQRIALFAGGALVGLLSFSHVLKWLFKNYHNITLALLTGFIFGSLNKVWPWKLTDLVMEKTSGLVTPLSDITTFGNLTIYQQQITDFDSFKVISETSILPNMYSIQNNGLDPQLVPAVILMITGFLTIFILERIGKKVK